A stretch of Vigna angularis cultivar LongXiaoDou No.4 chromosome 4, ASM1680809v1, whole genome shotgun sequence DNA encodes these proteins:
- the LOC108331923 gene encoding serine/threonine protein phosphatase 2A 57 kDa regulatory subunit B' kappa isoform, translating into MLKQILSKLPKKVPKSDTSDSAQSDSGSATTFANVFQCSNVGVAISNKLNAVKRVSSVVFPASLSAGVEAVDPHISFKDVSNIQKQNLFISKLNLCCTVYDKNCTEKDVKHQTLVELVDFVSSGSAKFTEPSIAAMCKMCASNLFRVFPPKFRPSATGGETEDEELMFDPSWSHLKIVYDLLLQFINYNALDLKVAKLHIDNAFIVRLLDLFDSEDPRERDCLKTILHRVYGKFMVHRPFIRKCVSNIIYRFVFETERHNGIAELLEIFGSVICGFALPLKEEHTIFLCRVLMPLHKPKSVGSYHQQLTYCVLQFIDKDPTLASTVITGLLKYWPVTNSQKELMFISELEEVLDATIMTEFQKVMVPLFRRIACCLNSYHYQVAERAHLLWNNEHIFDVVSQNREVILPLVFTALIHNTQNHWNRAVLNQTENMRKMLSQMDEELVLACQLKLEEEDSRSSAAAEQRRVTWELLEAAATANIQPIAVAGDVVASPACSVAC; encoded by the exons ATGTTAAAGCAAATTCTTAGCAAATTGCCCAAGAAGGTGCCAAAATCTGACACATCAGATTCGGCTCAGAGTGATTCCGGGAGTGCTACTACTTTTGCAAATGTCTTTCAGTGTTCGAATGTTGGGGTTGCcatttcaaacaaattaaatgCAGTGAAGCGGGTATCATCAGTGGTATTTCCAGCAAGCTTGAGTGCTGGAGTGGAAGCAGTTGATCCCCATATATCTTTCAAAGATGTTTCAAATATACAGAAGCAAAACCTGTTTATCAGTAAGTTGAATCTTTGCTGCACTGTTTATGATAAGAATTGTACAGAGAAAGATGTTAAACATCAAACATTAGTAGAGCTTGTTGATTTTGTTTCTTCTGGATCTGCAAAGTTCACAGAACCATCAATAGCTGCAATGTGTAAAATGTGTGCAAGTAATTTGTTCAGGGTTTTCCCACCTAAGTTTCGTCCTAGTGCTACTGGTGGAGAAACAGAAGATGAAGAGCTTATGTTCGATCCTTCCTGGTCTCACCTGAAAATTGTTTATGATCTTCTCCTTCAATTCATAAATTATAACGCACTTGATCTAAAGGTGGCAAAATTGCATATTGATAATGCGTTCATTGTTAGATTGCTTGACCTTTTTGATTCTGAGGACCCTAGAGAAAGAGATTGCCTGAAAACAATTCTGCATAGAGTCTATGGGAAATTCATGGTACACAGGCCTTTCATACGGAAATGTGTCAGCAATATCATCTACCGATTTGTTTTCGAGACTGAACGTCATAATGGAATTGCTGAGTTGCTGGAGATTTTTGGGAGTGTAATTTGTGGGTTTGCGTTGCCACTGAAGGAGGAGCACACAATATTTTTGTGTAGGGTTTTAATGCCCTTACACAAACCTAAATCTGTTGGTAGTTACCATCAGCAATTAACATATTGTGTTTTACAGTTCATTGATAAGGATCCAACACTGGCTAGCACGGTGATAACGGGGCTACTGAAGTACTGGCCAGTAACAAATAGCCAAAAGGAGCTCATGTTCATAAGTGAGTTGGAAGAGGTTTTGGATGCCACAATCATGACTGAATTTCAGAAGGTTATGGTCCCACTGTTCCGACGAATAGCTTGCTGTCTCAATAGCTATCATTACCAG GTGGCTGAACGAGCTCATTTGCTATGGAACAACGAACACATCTTCGATGTTGTCTCTCAAAACCGGGAGGTGATTCTGCCTCTTGTGTTCACAGCACTTATACATAACACCCAAAATCACTGGAACCGAGCAGTGCTCAACCAGACCGAGAACATGAGGAAGATGCTGTCTCAGATGGACGAGGAACTGGTGCTTGCCTGCCAACTCAAGTTGGAGGAGGAAGATTCAAGGTCAAGTGCCGCAGCTGAGCAGCGAAGAGTGACATGGGAACTTCTTGAAGCTGCTGCCACTGCCAATATCCAACCTATAGCTGTAGCAGGTGATGTTGTAGCATCTCCTGCATGTTCGGTGGCATGCTAG